A single genomic interval of uncultured Desulfobulbus sp. harbors:
- the pilV gene encoding type IV pilus modification protein PilV yields MKQRAKLATGQRGFTLLEVSIAMAILGIGIMSIVALQTRDMMYNNSSRRQTEAYTWAMDRVERLRAISYTDTDLAVSGSRKTETEGAYSVRWLVSDNTANVPDTKKVDVTVLWNNNVISTLSFTRTRSAI; encoded by the coding sequence ATGAAACAGAGGGCAAAACTGGCAACCGGGCAGAGGGGGTTTACCCTGCTGGAAGTGTCCATAGCCATGGCTATCCTGGGTATCGGCATCATGTCGATCGTTGCCTTGCAGACTCGGGATATGATGTACAACAACAGCTCGCGCCGGCAGACCGAGGCCTATACCTGGGCCATGGATAGGGTGGAGCGGCTGAGAGCGATCTCATATACCGATACCGATCTCGCTGTAAGCGGTTCCCGGAAAACAGAAACAGAGGGGGCGTATTCTGTCAGGTGGCTCGTGAGTGACAATACCGCAAATGTTCCTGATACCAAAAAGGTGGATGTGACTGTCTTGTGGAATAATAACGTTATCTCGACCCTTTCTTTTACGCGGACACGGTCTGCGATTTAG